A window of Chryseobacterium sp. IHB B 17019 genomic DNA:
TTAATGATGAACCTTCTTCCGCTTTTTCCAACACTCCTGCATATACTTTCTGGAAAAATCTCGGGACTGCACACATCATTGTCGGCTTTACTTCTTCCAACGCTTTGGCGATATTCTTGGGATCTTCCAGGAAATAAACCCTTGCCCCACCATATAAACAAAGCAAACTCCAGCTTCTTTCAAAAACGTGGCTCAATGGTAAAAAAGCTAATGAAAGCTCTTCTTCAAAATTTTTAAACTTAAAAAATTCAAAATGAGCATCAAATGCCTTGACAAAATTTCCGTGGGTCAGCATTACCCCTTTCGGAGTTCCCGTAGTTCCGGAAGTGTAAATTAAAGTAGCAATATCATTGTTTTCTTTTGGACAAAACTCCAATTTCGGAGACGATTTTGCGATAAAATCTTCAAGATAAAAACTATTGAATTCTTTCTTGATCCAAACCGCTTTCTTAGAAACAATAATGGTATCAAGATGATTATCTTCTTTTTGTAAAAGCTCTAAACAGATATCATACTGCGCCTGTTCTCCAACCAAAATAATTTTTGCGCCGGAATCCTGAATGATGTATTCTGCCTGTTCAGCATTGTTGGTCGAATAAATGGGAACACTTATCGCCCCGATAGATATTGCAGCAAGGTCAAAGATCACCCATTCGGAAGAATTTTCCGAGTAAATGGCAACTTTATCATTTTCCTGAATTCCTGCATTTTTAAGTGAATTAGCCGTTCTAAAAACAATTTCACTGAATTTTTTCCAGCTCAGCTCTTTCCAACCGGCTTCTTTCTTTTTAAAGCCGATCGCAGATTTTATAGGATGTTTTTCTGTATTCTTTTGAATAATTGCCTCTGCAAGATTCATTTCTTCAACTTTTTATCGTTAATATAATTTTTAAGATGGAAATCAATAGTCTCTTCCAAAGGAATAAACTCATATTCTAATCTTTCTTTAATTTTTTTATTGGAAACAACTTTCATTCTTGAGATCGCTTCAACATTTGATCTTGTGACCATCCTCAATCCCGGAATCAGCCACCCGAAAAGCATATTGGCAACAACTCCTAATTTCAACTGAAAGTACGAGAGAACTTTGGCTTCCTTCAAACCTAATTCTTTTCTCACTTTTTTTGCCAGATCAGCGTATCTTTTATTTTCAGAAATAATGATAAATCTTCCCCCGAAGATATTTTTTTCCATGAGTTCCACAGAAATTTTAGCAACATCTCTTACGTCGGCATAGCTCGTTCCACCGGAAAAGGTAAAACTGTGCTTTTCTAAAGTAGGGAAAATATCTCCGCTGCTGTTTCCCCAGCTTCCACTTCCGATGATCATTCCCGGATTTACAATGACTGTGTTCAACCCTTCTGCTGAAGCTCTCCAAACTTCCATTTCGGCAAGATGCTTGGAAATTGCATAAGCAGAATGTTCTTCTTTGGGATTAAAATCCGAAGTTTCATCTAATTCTCCATTTTCATTAAAAAGATCAAGAACCGCAATTGAACTTACGAAAAGAAATTTTTTCACATCAGAACCATCACAAGCAAACAGAAGATTTTCTGTCCCTTTTACATTGGTGTGATACATTTCCTTATTATCTTTCGGATTAAAACCTACTTTTGCAGCCGTGTGATAGACTTCTTCTACACCTTTCAAAGCATCTTGAAGCGAGTTGATATCATCAAAATCCATATCAATCCATTCAATTTTATTGAAAAAATCGTCCGGATTTTCCGTATAAAATGTATATGAATGCCTTACCTCATCTAAATTGCTTGACGGTCTCTTTGCAGCACGAACGTTTTTGCCTCTTTTAAGAAGCTCCAAAACGATTACCCTGCCTAAAATTCCGGTAGCACCTGTTACAAAAACCATCAGTTATTTTTACTTGATTGCTGACTAAATTATGATAATATTATCCGTTATGCAAATTTGCGATTTTTAAAGGAGAATTCCATTTTTATTGATCAGAAATACTTTATTTTAAGCTAAAATTCAAGTTTCAGCTAAAGCCCTAAAATTGCTGTCAAAAAGAAAACGGGCTAAAGCCCGTTTCAATTATTATAATATTTTCGTTAAAATCAATTATTGAGAATAAATTATTCTTTTTAAGCTAACACCATATTATTTCTTCTCGGAGCTTTGTCGCACAAAACATCGGCAATACTCTTTGAAATAAGGTTCCCTTCCGTAAGATTATCCAGCCAGAAAAATTCTCCCGCCGCATTGATTTCGATGAAATAATATTCGTCTTCTGGAGAAACTATAATATCAATCGCCCCATAATCAACGTGATAAACATCCAAAAGCTCTAAAATCTTTGTTTCAATTTCTGCCGGAAGTTCAGTCGGAATCCATTTATCGATAAGGTTTACGCCGTCTTTTCTCCAATCAACTTTTGCAGCTTCGGATTGTTGAGAATCAATCTCGAAGGCGTACACATCACGGCCAACCACTGTTACACGAAGTTCTTTTTTCTTTTCAATTTTCTTTTGAAACTGCATTGGGCAATACAAAAGAGTATCTAATTCTTCCAGTTTGTCTTCATTGATAACATTTGTGAAAACCACACTTTCAACGCCATCTTCATAAATTGCAAAACCGGTCTGCATTTTAGCGACTACATTCTGATGCTTTAAGATGAATTGTCTTGCTTCCTCAGGATTATTGGTGATGCAGGTTTCCGGAATCTTAAGCCCGATTTTATCCGCAATTTTCAATTGTTCTTCCTTGCTGTCTAACCTCCTGTAAACACTCGGTTTTCCTAATGAATACACATCAACAGACTCTAAAAAACCAAAAAGCGTATTACGGATTTCGCCCATTGCTGCTCCGTAAAATTTCTCATCTATTTCGCTTTTTAAACCCTGTCCAATATTGTAAGCTCTTCTGTACCAAACTGCTGCGATATCATCTAAACGATGTTTTTTCTCAGGAGTTTCAAGAATTGTGACCCATTTTCCGTCTTGAAAAGAGGTTGACAGTTTGTTTTTCAGAGGATACAAATCAACATCAAAACGAATAACTTCGCAACCGTTTTTATCAATATATTCGGTTACTTTTTCAATTGAAAAATTATCTCCGGTATGTGTAATTATTAAAATTTTATTCATTGGTTTTCATTCTTTTTATAAGATTATCGGCAATTCTTTCTGCAATTGGGAAATTTAATTCTTTCTGCAGCATTCCCCATTCACCTTGTGGATTTACTTCAAGAAAATAATAGTTTCCATCTCTTCCTTTGATTATATCAATAGCTCCAATGTAAAGTCCCATTTCTTTCATCATGGAATGTAGGTTTTCTTTAATATTTTCAGGTAAATCGTAGGCTGACCAAAAGTAATTTCCCTGAGCAATTCGCCAGTCTGTATTTTCGCTATTATTAATTTTTCCTGTAAAAAATTCACCGTCTACATAGACAATCCTTAGCTCATATTCTTTCTCAATATAAGGCTGGAAAATCATCGGGCAATATTCTATATCCGAAATACCTTCCAAAGAATTTTCATCAATACTATTTGTTGAAAGAAAATTTTCCCCTCCCATTGACTTTGAGATCACCCCATGAAGTTTTGCAATCATTTTGCCATTGCAGCACTCATGAAAAAATGCGGTAATTTTATCTGCATCATTTGAAAAAATTGTATTTGGAACAATTAAATTATTCTTTTTTGCAATTTTCAGTTGAAGCATTTTATTTCCGTCAATTTTCTTTTCATTTTCCAGGGGGTTGATCCATGGAACACCTTCTAAAAGGGTAAAAAGATTATATCTGAGACTGGTATATTCATTTAGAAATATCCTTTCATAATCTTCATCCAGCTCTTCTGGAACGCTTATTCCCCAGGCTTTTCTATGCCAGACGCCTTTGATTTCGTCAGAATTAATTGAATTTCCAAATTCATCTGTTAATTCAAAAAAATTTTCGTTAATACTGATTTTTTGGAGATGATTTAAACGATCAGAATTCAGCCTGAAATACGGAATATTTTTCGTTTTTAGATATTCAAAAAAGATATCAATATTGTAAAAGTCTTGAGAATGCGTAATACAAAGAATCATTTGCCGGTTTTTTATTAAAAAAGGAAACTTAGAGTGTAAGTTTCCTTTAGTATAGTTTATTAGTATTGTAACTAAATAATACTACAAATTAAACGGATTGAACATCATCATCACCGTCAGAAGGATATTTTTGAGTCTGAGCCATATCGAAAGTTGGCTTAGTTACAGTATCCACTTCTGGTTTTGTGATAATTCCTGCACCTCCTTTTACTTTTTGAGGTTCGTTAACTTGCTTTTCTAAAAATGCTGCAAAAAACGGCTTCTTTTTTGAATTTTTGTTTTTCATAATTATTTGAATTTGATTAAGTAATCTTAATTTTATTGTTTAGTCCTTCACCGGATCTATTCCAGGTTCAAAGCCTATCTCGTCATTGTCAGACGGATATTTCAAGGTCACCGGAGTATCGTATGCAGGCAACGTCACATTGTCTAACGTACGTGAGGTAACCACCGTATCAT
This region includes:
- a CDS encoding MvdC/MvdD family ATP grasp protein — protein: MILCITHSQDFYNIDIFFEYLKTKNIPYFRLNSDRLNHLQKISINENFFELTDEFGNSINSDEIKGVWHRKAWGISVPEELDEDYERIFLNEYTSLRYNLFTLLEGVPWINPLENEKKIDGNKMLQLKIAKKNNLIVPNTIFSNDADKITAFFHECCNGKMIAKLHGVISKSMGGENFLSTNSIDENSLEGISDIEYCPMIFQPYIEKEYELRIVYVDGEFFTGKINNSENTDWRIAQGNYFWSAYDLPENIKENLHSMMKEMGLYIGAIDIIKGRDGNYYFLEVNPQGEWGMLQKELNFPIAERIADNLIKRMKTNE
- a CDS encoding NAD-dependent epimerase/dehydratase family protein, whose translation is MVFVTGATGILGRVIVLELLKRGKNVRAAKRPSSNLDEVRHSYTFYTENPDDFFNKIEWIDMDFDDINSLQDALKGVEEVYHTAAKVGFNPKDNKEMYHTNVKGTENLLFACDGSDVKKFLFVSSIAVLDLFNENGELDETSDFNPKEEHSAYAISKHLAEMEVWRASAEGLNTVIVNPGMIIGSGSWGNSSGDIFPTLEKHSFTFSGGTSYADVRDVAKISVELMEKNIFGGRFIIISENKRYADLAKKVRKELGLKEAKVLSYFQLKLGVVANMLFGWLIPGLRMVTRSNVEAISRMKVVSNKKIKERLEYEFIPLEETIDFHLKNYINDKKLKK
- a CDS encoding MvdD family ATP-grasp ribosomal peptide maturase; protein product: MNKILIITHTGDNFSIEKVTEYIDKNGCEVIRFDVDLYPLKNKLSTSFQDGKWVTILETPEKKHRLDDIAAVWYRRAYNIGQGLKSEIDEKFYGAAMGEIRNTLFGFLESVDVYSLGKPSVYRRLDSKEEQLKIADKIGLKIPETCITNNPEEARQFILKHQNVVAKMQTGFAIYEDGVESVVFTNVINEDKLEELDTLLYCPMQFQKKIEKKKELRVTVVGRDVYAFEIDSQQSEAAKVDWRKDGVNLIDKWIPTELPAEIETKILELLDVYHVDYGAIDIIVSPEDEYYFIEINAAGEFFWLDNLTEGNLISKSIADVLCDKAPRRNNMVLA
- a CDS encoding microviridin/marinostatin family tricyclic proteinase inhibitor — encoded protein: MKNKNSKKKPFFAAFLEKQVNEPQKVKGGAGIITKPEVDTVTKPTFDMAQTQKYPSDGDDDVQSV
- a CDS encoding microviridin/marinostatin family tricyclic proteinase inhibitor; translated protein: MKKDSKKKPFFASFLEKQIKNPEEIQGGGIISSPTGDVTTLPTNDTVVTSRTLDNVTLPAYDTPVTLKYPSDNDEIGFEPGIDPVKD